A region of Thermococcus barossii DNA encodes the following proteins:
- a CDS encoding phosphoribosyltransferase, translating to MKKFPAYLASWDDIERWAKEGAWKVLEEGWRPDVIVGLARGGWIAARLYCDYLGIKDLVSLKVEHWGVTATPDGKARLKYGSNYDLGGKKVLIVDDISDTGESLTLAKNYVEGQKPAEVRVATLLTIKGSRFKPDYYGEEIDWAWIIFPWNFVEDMINLVNNLFEEKEALTTDEIIELFKELHGIEVPKGRLEEALRMAERRKIFKFREGAWRRA from the coding sequence TCCGGCTTATCTCGCTTCTTGGGACGACATAGAAAGGTGGGCAAAGGAAGGTGCCTGGAAGGTTCTGGAGGAGGGCTGGAGGCCCGACGTTATAGTCGGTCTCGCAAGGGGCGGCTGGATTGCGGCAAGGCTCTACTGCGACTACCTGGGAATCAAAGACCTCGTCAGCCTCAAGGTGGAACACTGGGGTGTTACAGCAACTCCAGACGGAAAGGCAAGGCTCAAGTACGGCAGCAACTACGACCTGGGTGGAAAGAAGGTTCTCATCGTGGACGACATCAGCGACACCGGAGAGAGCCTGACGCTCGCAAAGAACTACGTCGAGGGGCAGAAGCCGGCAGAGGTGAGGGTTGCGACACTCCTCACGATCAAGGGCTCGCGCTTCAAGCCGGACTACTACGGCGAGGAAATAGACTGGGCCTGGATAATCTTTCCCTGGAACTTCGTCGAGGACATGATAAACCTCGTGAACAACCTCTTTGAGGAGAAGGAGGCACTAACAACCGATGAAATCATCGAGCTGTTCAAGGAGCTCCACGGCATCGAGGTGCCGAAGGGCAGGCTTGAGGAAGCCCTCCGCATGGCTGAAAGGAGGAAGATTTTTAAGTTCAGGGAGGGTGCTTGGCGCAGGGCATGA